Proteins co-encoded in one Melanotaenia boesemani isolate fMelBoe1 chromosome 23, fMelBoe1.pri, whole genome shotgun sequence genomic window:
- the tbk1 gene encoding serine/threonine-protein kinase TBK1, with product MQSTTNYLWLISDLLGQGATANVYRGRHKKTGDLYAVKVFNNLSFLRPLDVQMREFEVLKKLNHKNIVKLFAVEEESNTRHKVLVMEYCPCGSLYTVLEEPSNAYGLPEDEFLIVLHDVVAGMNHLREYGIVHRDIKPGNIMRVIGEDGRSVYKLTDFGAARELEDDEQFVSLYGTEEYLHPDMYERAVLRKDHQKKYGATVDLWSIGVTFYHAATGSLPFRPFEGPRRNKEVMYKIITEKPSGTISGHQKCENGKIEWSTEMPVSCSLSKGLQSLLTPVLANILEADQEKCWGFDQFFAETNDILHRTVVYVFSLQQATLHHVYIHEYNTAALFQELLCRRTSIPLHNQELLYEGRRLVLDANRQAKTFPKTSRDNPIMLVSRESAATVGLIFEDPSPPKVQPRYDLDLDASYAKTFAGDIGHLWKTSESLLIYQELVRKGVRGLIELMKEDYSEIQHKKSEVFHLCSYCTQLLERTEQLFEVLMQTSMLSSEYDEVSDMHKKVLRVSGSLEPIERTAQDIKSKFLPGGLLSDGWTQQVGTHPEDRNVEKIKVLLDAITAIYQQFKKDKAERRLPYNEEQIHKFDKQKLVLHASKARALFTDECAMKYRLFISKSEEWMRKVHHIRKQLLGLSGQLISVQKEVTVLMERAIKLQEQLPQKVLPLVSSGMKPQAYLSQNTLVEMTLGMKKLKEEMEGVVKELAENNHFLERFGTLTLDGGLRG from the exons ATGCAGAGCACCACCAACTACCTGTGGCTGATCTCAGACCTGCTGGGTCAGGGAGCCACAGCCAACGTGTATCGCGGTCGCCACAAG AAAACCGGCGACCTTTACGCCGTCAAGGTGTTCAACAACTTGAGCTTCCTGCGGCCGCTCGATGTCCAGATGAGAGAGTTTGAGGTTCTGAAAAAACTCAACCACAAGAATATTGTGAAACTGTTTGCTGTGGAGGAAGAG TCCAACACCCGTCACAAGGTCCTGGTGATGGAGTACTGTCCCTGCGGGAGTCTCTACACCGTACTAGAGGAGCCGTCCAACGCCTACGGTCTCCCAGAGGACGAGTTCCTCATCGTTCTGCATGATGTCG TGGCAGGTATGAATCACCTGAGGGAGTACGGCATCGTTCACCGCGACATCAAACCTGGAAACATCATGCGGGTGATCGGAGAGGACGGACGCTCCGTGTACAAGCTGACGGACTTTGGAGCCGCCAGAGAGCTGGAGGACGACGAGCAGTTTGTGTCCCTGTACGGAACCGAGGAATACTTG CACCCAGACATGTACGAGCGGGCcgttctgaggaaggaccaccaGAAGAAGTACGGCGCCACGGTGGACCTGTGGAGCATCGGCGTGACGTTCTACCATGCCGCCACCGGCAGCCTCCCTTTCAGGCCATTCGAGGGGCCTCGCAGGAACAAGGAAGTGAT GTATAAAATCATCACGGAAAAGCCATCGGGAACAATCTCCGGGCATCAGAAATGTGAGAATGGGAAAATCGAGTGGAGCACTGAGATGCCAGTGTCCTGTAGTCTGTCCAA GGGCCTCCAGAGCCTCTTGACTCCAGTTCTCGCCAACATCCTGGAGGCGGACCAGGAAAAATGTTGGGGCTTTGATCAGTTCTTTGCTGAGACCAATGACATCCTCCACCGGACCGTAGTTTACGTCTTCAGCCTGCAGCAGGCCACGCTCCACCACGTCTACATCCACGAGTACAACAC GGCGGCGCTGTTCCAGGAGCTGCTGTGTCGTCGGACCAGCATCCCACTGCACAACCAGGAGCTGCTGTATGAGGGCCGCCGCCTTGTCCTCGATGCCAACCGCCAGGCAAAGACCTTCCCCAAGACCTCCAGAGACAATCCCATCATGCTCGTCAGCCGCGAATCTGCCGCCACCGTGGGACTCATCTTCGAAGATC CGAGTCCTCCCAAAGTTCAACCTCGCTACGACCTCGACCTGGACGCCAGCTATGCAAAG ACTTTTGCAGGTGACATCGGACATTTATGGAAAACCTCGGAATCTCTGCTGATTTATCAGGAGCTGGTTCGAAAAGGAGTTCGAGGTTTGAT CGAGCTGATGAAGGAGGATTACAGCGAGATTCAGCACAAGAAGTCGGAGGTTTTCCACCTCTGCAGCTACTGCACACAGCTGCTGGAGAGGACCGAACAGCT GTTCGAGGTCTTGATGCAGACCAGCATGCTGTCATCAGAGTACGACGAGGTCTCAGACATGCACAAGAAGGTCCTCAGA GTCTCCGGCTCTCTGGAGCCCATCGAGCGAACCGCCCAGGACATCAAGAGTAAATTCCTCCCTGGAGGTCTGCTGAGTGACGGCTGGACACAACAAGTGGGGACACACCCCGAGGACAGGAA CGTGGAGAAGATCAAAGTTCTGCTGGACGCCATCACAGCCATCTACCAACAGTTTAAGAAGGACAAAGCAGAGAGAC GTCTGCCGTACAACGAGGAGCAGATCCACAAGTTTGATAA aCAGAAGTTGGTTCTTCATGCCAGTAAAGCCAGAGCTCTGTTCACCGATGAGTGCGCCATGAAGTACCGCCTCTTCATCTCCAAGAGCGAGGAGTGGATGAG GAAGGTTCATCACatcaggaagcagctgctgggtCTGTCGGGTCAGCTAATCAGCGTCCAGAAGGAGGTTACGGTCCTGATGGAGCGAGCCATCAAG CTGCAGGAACAGCTTCCTCAAAAGGTTCTTCCTCTGGTGTCCAGCGGGATGAAACCTCAGGCCTACCTGAGTCAGAACACTCTGGTGGAGATGACTCTGGG gatgaagaagctgaaggaggagatggagggagTGGTCAAAGAGCTGGCAGAGAACAACCACTTCCTGGAGAG ATTTGGGACTCTGACTCTGGACGGAGGCCTGAGAGGCTGA